The DNA sequence GTCTGAAAAGGCATAAACGCTATAACCTTCGCTCTTTTTATCAGCTTTACAACCAGCATAGCCTGTCATTTCATTCGAAGAAGTAAAGAAGGAATTAACAAATTTAATTAGTGCTTTCAGACAGCTGGCGCTAAAGTTGCCGGACGCACACCCAGCGTATGGCAAATCGCGTAGCTCATTTCCGCACGGTTCAGCGTGTAGAAGTGGAAATCCTTTACGCCTTCACGGCTGAGAATTTTCACCATATCCATCGCCACGTTAGCGCCGACCATTTTACGGGTCTCAGGATCGTTATCCAGTCCGGCAAACATGCTGGTCATCCAACCGGGTACGCGGACATTGGTGATAGCCGCGAAACGCTGAAGCTGTTTAAAATTTGAAACGGGCAGAATACCCGGCACAATTTCCACATCAATACCGGCGCTCACGCAGCGGTCGCGGAAGCGCAGATAACTTTCCACATCAAAGAAGAACTGCGTAATGGCACGGTTAGCACCGGCATCAATTTTTCGCTTCAGGTTAATTAAGTCCGACTGGGCGCTTTTTGCTTCCGGATGCACTTCCGGGTAGGCAGCCACGGAAATATCGAAATCGCCCACCTCTTTCAGCAAAGCCACCAAATCCGCACCGTACATTTCAGGCTTGCCGCCACCCGGCGGTAAATCGCCGCGCAGTGCCACAATATGACGTATCCCGTTATCCCAGTAGTCCTGCGCGATGGCACGCAGCTCGTCGCGGGTGGCATCCACGCAGGTCAGATGAGGTGCGGCTTCCAGCCCGGTACGATCTTTAATGCCTTTGATAATGCTGTGCGTACGGTCACGCTCGCCTGAATTGGCGCCGTATGTCACCGAGACAAATTTAGGTTTCAGGCTGCTAAGGCGATCGATTGAGCTCCACAAGGTCTGTTCCATTTCGCTGGTGCGCGGCGGGAAGAACTCGAACGAAACGTTAATTTGCCCGTTCAGCTCGGCCAGGCTTTGGTTTAACGCTTCGCGCTGACTGGCGTGGAAAAAACTCATGGCTTACCTCATCGATCGCAGAATGGTTAACTTACCCGCAATAAACGTCCATACGTTTAGACGTCCAGACATTCAAAATGACCGATTGGCCTCATTGAGTCAACTGATAAATCATCAACTGACGTGACAAAATCTCAGCGAAGTTGAATAAAATTCATGCAATGGAGAAGATGAGAGAAAAATCAACGGGCCGGAGAATACCGGCCCGGAAAGCAGTTACAGCAGCTGCGCCAGACGATTAATATCTGACTGGATTGCTCCGGCGGTCACGTCGCGTCCCGCGCCCGGCCCACGGATCACCAGTGGGTTATCACGATACCAGCGGCTTTCTATCGCAAACACGTTATCGCAAGGCAGCAGGGAAGCCAGAGGATGCTCGCTTCTCACGGCTTCTACGCCAACACGCGCTTTGCCATTAGCATCAAAGCGTGCGACATAACGCAGCACCAGCCCCATTTCCTGCGCGGCCTCAAAACGTTGCTGCATCTGATCGTTCAGCGTTTCACCATTCTCAAAGAAGTGATCCACGGACTCGCCTTCGCAGTTTTTTGGCACCAGAGATTCAACGCGCACCTGATCCGGTTCAATGTCATAGCCAGCTTCACGCGCCAGGATCACCAGCTTGCGCATCACATCCTGACCAGACAGATCGACGCGCGGATCCGGCTCGGTCAACCCCTGTTGCCAGGCCTGATCGACCAGTTCGGTAAACGGAACCGTGCCGTCATATTGCAGAAACAGCCATGACAGGGTGCCGGAGAAAATGCCGCTAATAGAGAGAATACTGTCGCCGCTTTCCCGCAGATCGCGCACCGTATGGTTAACCGGTAATCCAGCGCCGACCGTGGCATTGTAGAGCCAGCGACGCCCGGTTTTCGCAAAAGCGTCGCGGATTTGGCGGTAACGATCGCTGCTGGAAGCTCCGGCCACTTTATTAGCGCTAATAACGTGGAAACCATGACTGGCGAAATCAAGATACTGATCGGCCAGCTGTTCGCTGGCGGTAACGTCCAGTACTACCAGGTCGTCAAACGGGTGTGCGCGCATCCACAGGAACAGCGATTCTTCATCCTGCTCAACCGCTTCATCCTCAAAAAATGCCAGCGCACGACGGGCATCCAGCCCGTCATAGCTCAGCAAACTGCGCCGGCTGTCGACGACGCCAGCCAGCACATATTCAAAACCGGTACGGGCAGAAAGGCTCTCCTGCTCGCGGCCAAACAGCTCCAGCCAGCGGGAACCAATATTGCCTTTACCAAACAGTACCAGACCGATTTGTTTTTCAGCGCGGAACAGCGACTGGTGCAGACCTCGAATCAGATGCTCAGTAGGCCCAACACGCAGCACGGCGACCAGGCTTATGCCCTCTTCTGACTGCCAGATAAACTCGACCGGCTGGTCTTTTAACTGCTGCCAGAAACGGTGGCTGTGCAGCGGATTACGACACACGCCTGCACCAACCAGCGCAACCAGCGCCATGCTTTCACGTAACTGTAAGCGACCCGGAATGCCCGCATCCTGCAACAACGTCAGTGCGCTGCTCACCACTTCCGAGGTGTAGCAAAGCTGGATGAGGTTGCGATCCGGATGGATACCCGTCGCCAACGGACGTAGCTGCGCGCGCTGCAACAGCCGTTCAATTTCTTTGTGCGTGGTGGAAAAATCATGCTGCGGCGGTACCTGGAACTCAATCAGGCAGACGTCATCATGACTGGTGACAATGCGCGCACCGGTGCCGGAGGCCAGCACGCGTTCAATACGGGTCGATCCCTGTTCGGGTTGATAGCTACAACGCAGCTGCAAATCAATATCGCTGCCGGAAACCGGTTGCAGCGTGCGGGTATGCAAAACCGGCGCGGCCAGGCGAGCCAGCTCGCTGGCTTCGTCCAGACGCAGCAGAGGCAGCAGGCAGGCATCTTTCACCTTGCGCGGATCGGCACTGTATACCCCGGCGACATCACTCCAGATGGTGACGCGAGATACGCCAGCCAGCGCGCCGATTTGGGTAGCGGAGTAGTCACTACCGTTACGGCCTAGTAAAACGGTTTCGCCGTCATCATTACGACTGATAAAACCTGTTACCACCAGACGCTGCCCGGGATGCTGAGCAAGCAGCTGCTGTAACAGCGGCCAGGATTTTCCCTCATCCACCTGCGGCTGCGCAGCCCGCTCGGCGCGCAGGAAATCCCTTGCGTCCAGCCAGCTCGCAGCAATATCACGCTGGTGCAAAACAGCGGCCATCAGGCGGGCTGACCAAATTTCACCGTGCCCGACTACTTCGGCATAGGCCGCGTCGGTAATGGGGCCATCCAGCAGCGCAGCGAGTTTTTCCAGGTCATGAATAAACTCAGTTACCAGCGTCTCCGCCATGGGTGCCGGCAGCAGCGAGCTAATTAGCTCGCTCTGATAGCGACGAAGCGCCTGCTGCACCTGATGAGCAGACAACCGATCGCTCTGGCTCAGCTTAAGCCAGCTGATTAACTGATTGGTGGTGCTACCTGCCGCCGAGACCACCATCACATCGCCAGGATTGCTGTACTCCGCCATAATCCCCGCGACCCGCTGATAACATTTAGCATCGGCAAGACTGCTGCCACCAAACTTATGCAACTGACGCGTTCCTGCTGCCACTGCTGACTGACTCATGCTTACCTCTCGGCCGCTATCCGGAATGCATTATCCAGATCGGCGATTAAATCTTCGTGGTCTTCAATTCCTACGGATATCCGCAGTAGCGTTTCGGAAATACCCGCCGCTGCCCGTGCCTCTGCTGACATTCCTGCATGGGTCATGGTAGCCGTATGCGAGATAAGACTTTCCACGCCGCCTAACGACTCCGCCAGGGTAAACAATTCCAGCGCTTTCAGGAAACGGCGCAGGGTCTGTTCGTCGCCATCCAGCTCAAAACTGAGCATGGCACCAAAGCCTTTTTGCTGACGTACGGCAAACTGGTGGCCCGCATTTTCGGGTAAAGAAGGATGATACAACTTTTTCACCAGCGGCTGTTGCTTCAGATAGTCAACAATGGCCAGCGCGTTACGCTGAGCCGCCGCCATACGTGGTGCCAGCGTACGCAGGCCACGAAGCAATAAATAGCTGTCGAAAGCTGCACCTGTCACACCGATATTATTTGCCCACCATGCCAGTTCGGTGACAAGCGCAGGATCTTTAGCAATGACCGCACCGGCAACCACATCGGAATGACCGTTAAGATATTTGGTGCAGGAATGGATGACCAGGTCTGCGCCCAGCGCCAGCGGATTTTGTAGCGCGGGACTGAGGAACGTGTTATCCACAACGCTGACAGCGCCCGCTTCGGCCGCCGCTTTACAGATCGATGCAATATCCACTACGCGCAGCAGAGGATTACTTGGGCTTTCTACCAACACCAGCTTAGGCTTTTCAGCCAGCGCCGCTTTTAAGGCCGCCTCATCACCCTGATCGACAAACTTCACGCGATAAGCGCCACGCTTGCTCAGGCTATCGAAAAGACGATAGCTGCCGCCGTAACAATCGTGTGGCGCAACCAGCAGATCGCCAGGCTTCAGAAAGACGGTACAGACCAGATGAATCGCCGACATACCGGTATTGGTCATGACCGCACCAGCACCGCCTTCCAGTTCGGCCAGCGCACGTTGTACGACGTCACGCGTTGGATTACCGCGACGAGAGTAGTCGTGCGCGCGTGGCTCATTAAAATCGGTAAAGTTATAGGTGCTGGAAAGATGAATCGGGGGGACAACGCAGCCATATTGCTCGTCATCATTCAAACCGCTGCGAACTGCGATGGTTGCCTGTTTACGCGTCATGGTGCATAAATTCCTGCAGGAGAATTAAGAAGAGCGACCAGCATAACAGGGTGTCGATAGACGTCAATACATCTGGACATCTAAATGTCTTTGCGTATAGATTGAGCAATTCGGCAATAACCGTTAATATTATGCTTCTTGAGCCAGCAGAAAGTGGTTCTGTCGCGTGTGATGGGCTCCAACTTCGGGCATAATTAGCCGGATTTCGGCATTTTTCACTTTTAATTAATTTAAGGTAACCCATGGCTGAATGGAACGGCGAATATATCAGCCCTTACGCTGAGCACGGTAAGAAGAGCGAGCAAGTCAAAAAAATCACGGTATCCATTCCGTTAAAGGTGCTGAAGATTTTGACCGATGAGCGCACGCGCCGTCAGGTCAATAATTTACGCCATGCCACCAACAGCGAATTGCTGTGCGAAGCATTCCTGCATGCTTTCACTGGGCAACCGCTGCCGGATGATGTCGACCTGCGCAAAGAACGCAGCGACGAAATCCCGGAAGAGGCAAAAGCCATCATGCGGGAGATGGGCGTCGATCCGGATACCTGGGAATACTAACGTTCCCTGCGGAACTCGCACTGTCCGCTTTCTCTTCCTGGCAGCAAACTTTCCTGCGGAAATTTGCTGCCAGTACCTTTATTTTCTTAACCCCCCTGGCTGCTGCACTTTTTTATAACAAAACGTCCTATATCCAGTAAACCTCTTCTAACCTGCAATCGAAATGTAAATTACTATATAGAATTATCGCTATTGTACGAATTAAATAAAAACACTAAAATATGGCAATAATAATGGATTATTAAACCTGGATTTAATCATGGACAGATACGTCAACATCAAAATGATGTTGCTGCCTTTTCTTGCTGCTTTTTTTATTCACACTATGGAATCCCGGGCAGCAGAAACGGTACTCCCTCAACTAAAAAATGCTGAAAAAAAATTTAACACTCAGACAGCAAATCGTGTCGAACAGGATAAGAGCCGTAAAGAAAACCTGCAAAAAACGGCAAAAGAAATGCGCTCTTCTAAAAAAAACCTGGAAAAATTCGCCATTAGTTTTCCTGAAGAATCACCCTGCTACCTGATTAATGACATTTATTATAAAAAAGATAATGATAAGTTAAACCTCAGCACATTGCATTACTTTACCGATCAGGCAAAGGAAAAATGCCTGGGCAGTAAAGGTATCAAATTACTGGCAGATGTTATGCAAAATGAGATTATTCGACTGGGTTACATTACAACCAGAATAAGCATGCCGCAGCAAAATCTTAACAGCCATGAATTACACTTTGATATTATAGCAGGGAATATTGGTAAAATTAAACTCGTCGAAGGAGGAGCAAACTATATTAATTTGAAAAACACGCTCCCTTTCGCCGAAGGCGATCTTCTTAATCTCAGCGATCTGGAACAAGGTAGCTTTAACCTGCAACGCGTGCCTGGCTCTACGGTGAAAATTAATCTCATCCCAGGTACCGAAAAAGGGGAAAGCGATATCCTAATCCATCGTGAACAGGATAAATTTTGGCAGGTGGGTGCCTGGCTCAATGATGCAGGAAGCAAAGCAACGGGGCGTTACCAGGCGGGAACAGTATTTTATCTCAATAATATTACTTCACTGAGTGACACACTGTATCTCTCCCTGAGTCATGATATTGATACGCGAAATAAGCCTCAGGGTAGCAGCAACCAGTCTTTTGGCTACAGCATTCCATGGGAATATTGGTGGATGGATCTGTACGCCAGCCGCAGTCGCTACCAGCAGCATGTACAAGGTAACTGGTCAGGCTGGATGCTGAATAACGATAACTTTTATTACAGCGTACAGCTTAACCGTCAGCTGTCGAACACCGTGCATCAGCGCACAACGATGGGCTTGCAGATTTTTAATGCCCGCTCACGCTACTACTATGAGGATGTCGAGCTAGCCAGCATGCGTAAACATAATGCTGGATGGAAAGCAGTCCTACAGCACCAGCACTACTTTGAGAAAGCAGTGGTAAATGGCAGCCTGAGTTATCAAAAAAAGATGCCCTGGTTTGGTAGTTCTTCCACGCAAGAACAACAAATGAATTTCATCGACAGTAAAGGGCGGGTTATCAGCTTTGATTTACAAGCCTCAATGAATATTGCTCTGCTTACACAGACGCTAAATTATTCTCCTCATTTTATGCTACAGCTTTCACCTGACACGCTTTCATCACTGGATGGATTCGCGCTGGGCAATCGCTGGACGGTTCGCGGTTTCGATGGGGAAGCTAACTTGCAGGAAAATCAGGGATGGTATTGGCGAAACGATATTACCTGGGTTTTACCAGATAAAAGCTTTCAACCTTATTTAGGCCTGGATGTTGGAAGAGTCATTGGCAATAAAAATCAACAATACTATTCGGGAAAAATGCTTGCAGGCAGCGTTATCGGCTTACGTGGCAGAGCATGGAACACCGGCTATGATATTTATGCCGGAACACCTCTAAAAAAACCACAGGGGTTCCATACCGATCCGCTAAACTTAGGTTTTTCGCTTCAGTGGAAATATTAAAAGGAGACTACATACCCATTCACTATCATCTCAATATTAAAAAACAGGAAAAACCAATCTTAAAGGACTAATAAATGAAACTTCATAAATTTAATGCACTATTTTTAATAACTACATTTGCTATTGCTTCACACTCTGCGTTTGCCAATCCAACCAGTTACACCCACCGGAATGGTTCAACCGTAGTTGATATCAATAAAGCTGATGCCAACGGGCTTTCCCATAACATGTGGACAGATTTTAACGTTAGTAAAAAAGGCATGGTGTTAAACAATAGTACAGAAAACTTAATACGTGATAGCGGTAATATTGCGAAAAATAATAATCTGGATACTGCCGCCAAAGTCATCCTGAATGAAGTTATTTCCAATAAGGCCAGTACGTTGAGTGGGTTTATCGAAGTCGCCGGCCAGAAAGCCGATGTTATTATCGCTAACCCTAACGGTATTACCTGTTCTGGCTGTAGCTTTATTAACACCAGCCGCACCACACTGACGACCGGCACACCGGTCATGGCGGACGGCGCGCTGACAGGTTTTAATGTTACTCAGGGCCGCGTCACTATCAACGGTAATGGCCTGAAGAACAAGCAAAGCTATACCGATATTCTGGCAGAAACTGTTCGCATCAACGGTTTGGTTGAAACTGACTCTTTAAACGCGGTTGCCGGAAAATATAGCTGGGATAGCGCAAGCAGCACGTCAACTTCTGCTGGCGGCCACACGTTGTTCACGACGGCTATCGATGTCAGCGCGCTGGGCGGCGTGACGGCAGGCGTTATTCAGCTGCAAACGACGAAAGCTGGCATCGGGGTCAATAACAACGGCACGCTCTCCGCAGACGCTATTCAGATCTCATCAAATGGCTCGCTGACGAATACTGGCACAATGAAGGCCAGCGGTAGCGCTGTGCTTTCCTCTGCTGCTTCAATGAACAATTCAGGTTCGATCAGGGGTAAAAATGTGCAGCTGGTTTCCTCAAATGCGCTTAATAATAGTGGAACAGTGAAAGCAGATAATGTTCTGTACACGCTGGCGAACGGGAAGATTTCTAACTCGGCGAAAGGAACACTGAGCGGAACCAGCGCATATCAGATCGTCTCTTATACCGGTGATATTGAGAACAACGGTGTGATTGAGTCAGAGGGTGCAGTCTATGCGCGTACCGGCTATATGCCTAACGAAAGCTATGTTCTGGCTCCGATAGCGAACACCAGCATTATCAATACCGGCAGCATCACTGGCGCGACAGGTGTAACACTACAGGCAACTAAGGCGATTACATTGACGACCGGATCTGTCGCTACGCAGGCTGCTGCTTACCTGAGCGCAGAGACTGTAAATAATGCAACAAGCCTGAGCGGCAATAATATTACTGTTTATGCCAACACTTTTGAAAATACCGGAACGCTGCAGGCCTCAAACCAGCTGACGGTTACGGGTGTGAGCGGGATCAGCAACTACGGAACGCTGGAAGGCAAAACGTTAACGCTTAACACCGAAGGCAAAATCAGTAGTACTTCCTGCTCCTGGTTTGCACTGTGCAAAAAAGGCACAATTTCCGCAGAAAAATTAGCCATTAATGCGCCAAAAGTCAGTAAGATCAGTGATCTTGGTGGCAACATCATCGCCCAAGTCGTTGAACTCAATAAGCCTGAGACTACCGGCTTTTAATGACGGTTCGCTTCACATGATGTTCCGGACCTGCATCATAAATAACGATCGCATCCGGAACATAAAAAAACCCAGCCGAGGCTGGGTTTTTTATTACATCCGAAACGGGAACCGTTTCTGTCGGGCTGCTTATTTAGCGCCTGGGATGCTGAAACGCTTGTTGAAGCGGTCAACACGACCACCGCTGGC is a window from the Pantoea sp. CCBC3-3-1 genome containing:
- the metJ gene encoding met regulon transcriptional regulator MetJ produces the protein MAEWNGEYISPYAEHGKKSEQVKKITVSIPLKVLKILTDERTRRQVNNLRHATNSELLCEAFLHAFTGQPLPDDVDLRKERSDEIPEEAKAIMREMGVDPDTWEY
- the metB gene encoding cystathionine gamma-synthase — its product is MTRKQATIAVRSGLNDDEQYGCVVPPIHLSSTYNFTDFNEPRAHDYSRRGNPTRDVVQRALAELEGGAGAVMTNTGMSAIHLVCTVFLKPGDLLVAPHDCYGGSYRLFDSLSKRGAYRVKFVDQGDEAALKAALAEKPKLVLVESPSNPLLRVVDIASICKAAAEAGAVSVVDNTFLSPALQNPLALGADLVIHSCTKYLNGHSDVVAGAVIAKDPALVTELAWWANNIGVTGAAFDSYLLLRGLRTLAPRMAAAQRNALAIVDYLKQQPLVKKLYHPSLPENAGHQFAVRQQKGFGAMLSFELDGDEQTLRRFLKALELFTLAESLGGVESLISHTATMTHAGMSAEARAAAGISETLLRISVGIEDHEDLIADLDNAFRIAAER
- a CDS encoding filamentous hemagglutinin N-terminal domain-containing protein, with the protein product MKLHKFNALFLITTFAIASHSAFANPTSYTHRNGSTVVDINKADANGLSHNMWTDFNVSKKGMVLNNSTENLIRDSGNIAKNNNLDTAAKVILNEVISNKASTLSGFIEVAGQKADVIIANPNGITCSGCSFINTSRTTLTTGTPVMADGALTGFNVTQGRVTINGNGLKNKQSYTDILAETVRINGLVETDSLNAVAGKYSWDSASSTSTSAGGHTLFTTAIDVSALGGVTAGVIQLQTTKAGIGVNNNGTLSADAIQISSNGSLTNTGTMKASGSAVLSSAASMNNSGSIRGKNVQLVSSNALNNSGTVKADNVLYTLANGKISNSAKGTLSGTSAYQIVSYTGDIENNGVIESEGAVYARTGYMPNESYVLAPIANTSIINTGSITGATGVTLQATKAITLTTGSVATQAAAYLSAETVNNATSLSGNNITVYANTFENTGTLQASNQLTVTGVSGISNYGTLEGKTLTLNTEGKISSTSCSWFALCKKGTISAEKLAINAPKVSKISDLGGNIIAQVVELNKPETTGF
- a CDS encoding bifunctional aspartate kinase/homoserine dehydrogenase II, producing the protein MSQSAVAAGTRQLHKFGGSSLADAKCYQRVAGIMAEYSNPGDVMVVSAAGSTTNQLISWLKLSQSDRLSAHQVQQALRRYQSELISSLLPAPMAETLVTEFIHDLEKLAALLDGPITDAAYAEVVGHGEIWSARLMAAVLHQRDIAASWLDARDFLRAERAAQPQVDEGKSWPLLQQLLAQHPGQRLVVTGFISRNDDGETVLLGRNGSDYSATQIGALAGVSRVTIWSDVAGVYSADPRKVKDACLLPLLRLDEASELARLAAPVLHTRTLQPVSGSDIDLQLRCSYQPEQGSTRIERVLASGTGARIVTSHDDVCLIEFQVPPQHDFSTTHKEIERLLQRAQLRPLATGIHPDRNLIQLCYTSEVVSSALTLLQDAGIPGRLQLRESMALVALVGAGVCRNPLHSHRFWQQLKDQPVEFIWQSEEGISLVAVLRVGPTEHLIRGLHQSLFRAEKQIGLVLFGKGNIGSRWLELFGREQESLSARTGFEYVLAGVVDSRRSLLSYDGLDARRALAFFEDEAVEQDEESLFLWMRAHPFDDLVVLDVTASEQLADQYLDFASHGFHVISANKVAGASSSDRYRQIRDAFAKTGRRWLYNATVGAGLPVNHTVRDLRESGDSILSISGIFSGTLSWLFLQYDGTVPFTELVDQAWQQGLTEPDPRVDLSGQDVMRKLVILAREAGYDIEPDQVRVESLVPKNCEGESVDHFFENGETLNDQMQQRFEAAQEMGLVLRYVARFDANGKARVGVEAVRSEHPLASLLPCDNVFAIESRWYRDNPLVIRGPGAGRDVTAGAIQSDINRLAQLL
- a CDS encoding ShlB/FhaC/HecB family hemolysin secretion/activation protein, which encodes MDRYVNIKMMLLPFLAAFFIHTMESRAAETVLPQLKNAEKKFNTQTANRVEQDKSRKENLQKTAKEMRSSKKNLEKFAISFPEESPCYLINDIYYKKDNDKLNLSTLHYFTDQAKEKCLGSKGIKLLADVMQNEIIRLGYITTRISMPQQNLNSHELHFDIIAGNIGKIKLVEGGANYINLKNTLPFAEGDLLNLSDLEQGSFNLQRVPGSTVKINLIPGTEKGESDILIHREQDKFWQVGAWLNDAGSKATGRYQAGTVFYLNNITSLSDTLYLSLSHDIDTRNKPQGSSNQSFGYSIPWEYWWMDLYASRSRYQQHVQGNWSGWMLNNDNFYYSVQLNRQLSNTVHQRTTMGLQIFNARSRYYYEDVELASMRKHNAGWKAVLQHQHYFEKAVVNGSLSYQKKMPWFGSSSTQEQQMNFIDSKGRVISFDLQASMNIALLTQTLNYSPHFMLQLSPDTLSSLDGFALGNRWTVRGFDGEANLQENQGWYWRNDITWVLPDKSFQPYLGLDVGRVIGNKNQQYYSGKMLAGSVIGLRGRAWNTGYDIYAGTPLKKPQGFHTDPLNLGFSLQWKY
- the metF gene encoding methylenetetrahydrofolate reductase; its protein translation is MSFFHASQREALNQSLAELNGQINVSFEFFPPRTSEMEQTLWSSIDRLSSLKPKFVSVTYGANSGERDRTHSIIKGIKDRTGLEAAPHLTCVDATRDELRAIAQDYWDNGIRHIVALRGDLPPGGGKPEMYGADLVALLKEVGDFDISVAAYPEVHPEAKSAQSDLINLKRKIDAGANRAITQFFFDVESYLRFRDRCVSAGIDVEIVPGILPVSNFKQLQRFAAITNVRVPGWMTSMFAGLDNDPETRKMVGANVAMDMVKILSREGVKDFHFYTLNRAEMSYAICHTLGVRPATLAPAV